The following nucleotide sequence is from Mangifera indica cultivar Alphonso chromosome 17, CATAS_Mindica_2.1, whole genome shotgun sequence.
TGTAGAGAGTAGTGTGATGCAGTTGTatgtttatttcaaattcatttctctttgaatttttaaaacattttaagagtttatatatatatatataatgtgtccACTGTGTCCATACTATTCTATTAGAAAACTTACTTCAAAATCTTTAATTGGAATTCTGATCttaattgttgaaatttttgtcatttcattcgTGATAATGGTTTATGATAAATGCCACAGTTAATCTGATTTGGCCTTCTTTCTATCATTCAGGTTGGGAAAATGGAGAAACTGTTGGTAGAATCAAAAGAAGACTTGCTTACCAAGGGATTTTGCCAAAAAGTTGCAAAGAGTTTTAAGTGAGTAATTCTCCATACATATCCTCTGTTAAGGTCTAATTAATTGGTTGGGAAATAAAATGCATATATAACTTTGTGGGAATAGCATGTGTCTGAATTAATTCCTTTAGGCTTATTATGTCTTTGCAGTATCTCAGCTGGCCGTGCTGGGAAACCTATCGTTAAATGGACGGAGGTAGTCATGTTATTTCATTGTTGTTGTTGGTAGCCGGTAGTCTAGTCGTAGtataatcttatatttaattgttttgtaATTGTCCTAATATAATGATTTTCTTAGGTGCAAAGTTGGTTCAAAAGTAGGCAACAAAACAACCCATCTAAAATTGCTTCTTCAACAGATGAGCCCAAAAATGTATCTGTGCTCCCAGAAACTTGCCCTCCAACTAAAGAGCGCAAAAGTTCACAAGAACCTAGaggtgctttttttttttttgtgatattaTGAAACTATTGGAATTGGAGTCTAGGTTCATAACTACACATTTCTCAATAGTTTCTAATACTTTCATTCAGTTTCCCAATAGAattgtattcaatttatattgCAGATGTATAAccaaatttgttaaaataatgaCATACAGTTTTTCACCTTATAGAATGCATCTCATTGCTTATTGTTATGGgctgtaaaaaaattttctcagaCTTTTTGTTCTTAAAATACTCTGGCTGCAATAATTTGAGTAAATAAGCAACTTTGATATGTTATATGGTAGAGCACCATCTTTAAGCTGCAGCCTTTTGATTTACCATCTTTatattatttggatttttatcaCTAAGCTGTAATACATGTATCCCATTGGAGAAGAATCTGTTTATctgtttttgtttatatattcatGCTAATTGATGTGTATTGCATCTGTCTAGGTTGTTGAGATAAATGCTGATTCacttaaacaatattaattgtGAGTGAAAAAAACAGAGGGTTATAACTTGATTTTGTTAGTATAGGATCCTAATTGACTAAGAAAAGGGTGTTTTGTTTTATGAGTAACAGCATGGACTATGTTTATAAATGGGAAAGCTTGCTCTCCCGATacctcttctctttttttttttttttttttttgttttgttcaccctttctttttccaattctTACATTTGCACTAGCTTAATTTATGAGTTCGATAAATATTCAACTTCCTTACTCCAACTTGTGAATGGTTCTTGACTGAATTACTTGAACTATTCACTCAAGATTTTATTTTCTGATGCTACTATGTAcattatagtttttatttttttcagaagCTGGAGAAAAGCTCTCAGATTTATCAGAATTGGAATTTGAGGCTAGGTCATCAAAAGACGGGGCATGGTAAGCATAAATATGTTATGCAAGAAGGGTTGATGTAATTACTTAAAATGTTCAGATGCATCTTAGTGTGAAACCCATAGTTTCTGTTGATTACATTATCTGGGTGCTTTAGccttagggctggattcgagccgagctcccggctcggctcggttcacaTATACTTGgctcgagttcaagctcgagctagTCGAGCTCGTGAAAGCTAAGCTCGAATTCGATTCGGCtctttttttgttatcaaaacgacgtcattttattacatattggtcaaaacgacgtcattttgtatcaaaaattttaattagaaaatctgacgagcaactcgagctcggctaaggccggctcgtttcgggcttgaccgagccaagctcgagctcgaactgactcggttcgaatccaaccctatttaGCCTTGATGTTGCTTCCCAAGATGCCAATAAGAGGGCTAATATGTTGTCTCTGGAGTTCCTCTATTTTTACTTCAGATCATTCATTTTTCCTTGGGATTCTTAAATTTGTACATCTATTATCATCAGCAGCTGTATTAACAGCAGATATATTTTCGGGTAGCTTCCTTGCTTCatccaaattcataattttcataaaaatcgAAAAGAAAGTTCATAATCTATGGATTGCTTCATCATCTTTGGAGCTTgatctttgtataattattttgactttGCAGGTATGATGTTGAGATGTTTCTTGCTCACAGATTTATTAGTTCTGGTGAAGCTGTAAGTATTAGATCATAATATGTTGCTTTTGCTCTCGGATTACTGCCACTTTTTTTCTGCGTTTTTGATCTTTTATCAAGGGGTGGACTTAAAGGTTTAGGTTATCAAGGGGTGGACTTAAAGGTTTAGGTCATAATTAGATGACTTAAGAATTTTTGTTCCGTCTATTCAGTTGATCAATTTTGCATTTATTAAAGGAAGTTCGTGTCAGATTCATTGGATTTGGGGCTGAAGAAGATGAATGGGTTAATGTAAAGAAGGCAGTACGAGAACGCTCTGTTCCTGTGGAACATTCAGATTGTCATAGGTTGAAGGTTGGAGATTTGGTTCTCTGCTTCCAGGTGATTTAAAATGCATTACATGCCCAGAAACATGACCCAGTATCTTTTTTCGTTTTATCCCCAAATTTCGGCTATACATCTTATCTCTTGCGGTGTGGTTTTGTTGCGTTTTAGGAGAGGAGAGATCAAGCAATCTATTACGATGCTCACATTGTAGAAATTCAAAGAAGAATGCATGATATAAGAGGTTGCAGATGCCTGTTTTTAATCCGATACAATCATGACAACACTGAGGTATGAATACGTTAAAAACATTTCTAACTCTTGATTTCAAATGTTGCCCTCATCGTCTTTTTCAACGTTTTCCATTTACCAGGAAAGAGTTCGGTTGAGGAGGTTATGTACAAGGCCAACATTTTAGACCAGTCCTGCAATGTTTGTGTCTACAGCTCGTGtttttggctttgtgttgaggTGGAAGGGGAAAGTACAGATATACCAGGCTTTAGTCGTTATA
It contains:
- the LOC123200412 gene encoding protein SAWADEE HOMEODOMAIN HOMOLOG 1-like, translated to MDRLRPRQRLVFTGFSETEVGKMEKLLVESKEDLLTKGFCQKVAKSFNISAGRAGKPIVKWTEVQSWFKSRQQNNPSKIASSTDEPKNVSVLPETCPPTKERKSSQEPREAGEKLSDLSELEFEARSSKDGAWYDVEMFLAHRFISSGEAEVRVRFIGFGAEEDEWVNVKKAVRERSVPVEHSDCHRLKVGDLVLCFQERRDQAIYYDAHIVEIQRRMHDIRGCRCLFLIRYNHDNTEERVRLRRLCTRPTF